The following are encoded together in the Fusarium keratoplasticum isolate Fu6.1 chromosome 1, whole genome shotgun sequence genome:
- a CDS encoding Zn(2)-C6 fungal-type domain-containing protein, translating to MVNLGPSKGCHTCKQRRVKCDEGKPACQRCIRIGRECGGYQTKPVKLKFKVQTTDTRQKSRKKTPTCRAITPKPVSLVSQVLDPPETDVALGFFLTNWAGTGRSLSSARGFFEVLTPVISSERPTSAAYMAVTAVATRLHGMWRNKDINFAQPHQPYADALARLRLAVKDKDERNCQATTLAALVLQFYENLFAVHSLNKASRVHHDGAVALMMSQEPRAAGMAIGNHLLCYVLHLEVSYALRTKKRFPAHIQSWVLQHPSTSLNSSSTLDFIGISIANLQHSFRRMFCGSDPVSTSHVDIGALWFDIKAVEARLLGWLEHLPRHFHALRLDQVQDVTPHIPTYLDGCDVYPSVQVASISNTWRGYRLLLLKMKLSILQLVPDTILDTMLPREEDSDTQVELICNAEDEVQDMVDSICNSIPFYLGNQTVRPTVLELANSEIIHPSYHNLEPWDERFVNFMTSDNYITVEAHRASAVAYGAWHAINTLSNVLALCAEDYGYFLAEALRPGQKDWVHAQFVRASSLLSLESSKAFQDIEKIRKQLQEGDTDVLVERVREGFRVSSGC from the coding sequence ATGGTCAACCTCGGCCCCTCCAAGGGCTGCCATACCTGCAAGCAGCGACGAGTCAAGTGCGACGAGGGCAAGCCTGCTTGCCAGCGATGCATCCGCATTGGTAGAGAATGTGGAGGCTATCAGACAAAGCCcgtcaagctcaagttcAAGGTCCAAACGACCGACACGCGTCAAAAGTCTCGCAAGAAGACGCCCACCTGCCGCGCCATCACCCCGAAGCCGGTGAGTTTGGTGTCGCAGGTGCTGGATCCCCCGGAGACAGACGTCGCgctgggcttcttcctcaccaaCTGGGCTGGCACGGGACGTAGCCTCAGCTCCGCCCGGGGTTTCTTTGAGGTCTTGACCCCTGTGATCTCATCGGAACGTCCCACCTCGGCCGCCTACATGGCTGTCACGGCCGTTGCGACGAGGCTCCATGGCATGTGGCGCAATAAGGACATCAATTTTGCCCAACCCCATCAGCCCTACGCCGATGCTTTGGCCCGCCTTCGCTTGGCCGTGAAAGACAAGGACGAGAGGAACTGCCAGGCGACCACTCTCGCCGCTCTCGTCCTACAATTCTACGAGAACCTCTTTGCCGTGCACAGTCTCAACAAGGCGAGCCGCGTTCACCACGATGGTGCCGTGGCCCTGATGATGAGCCAGGAgcctcgagctgctggaaTGGCCATCGGTAACCATCTGCTCTGCTACGTCCTGCATCTCGAGGTGTCGTATGCCCTGCGTACAAAGAAGCGGTTCCCAGCCCATATACAATCCTGGGTCCTGCAGCACCCCTCCACCTCGCTCAACTCGAGCTCTACGCTTGACTTTATAGGCATCTCGATCGCGAATCTGCAACATAGCTTCCGCCGCATGTTTTGCGGTAGCGACCCCGTTTCCACTTCACACGTGGACATTGGTGCCCTGTGGTTCGACATTAAAGCCGTCGAAGCGCGTttgcttggctggctggagcATCTGCCAAGGCATTTCCACGCCCTGAGGCTTGATCAGGTGCAGGATGTCACTCCTCATATACCAACGTACCTCGACGGTTGCGACGTCTACCCGTCAGTGCAAGTCGCAAGCATCTCCAACACCTGGAGGGGCTACAGGCTCCTCCTACTCAAAATGAAGCTGTCGATCCTCCAGCTGGTCCCGGACACGATACTCGACACGATGCTGCCTAGGGAGGAAGACTCGGACACACAGGTGGAGCTCATATGTAACGCTGAGGACGAAGTACAGGACATGGTCGACTCGATATGCAATAGCATCCCATTTTATCTTGGCAATCAGACGGTCCGGCCCACGGTGTTGGAGCTGGCAAACTCGGAAATCATCCACCCGAGCTACCATAACCTCGAGCCCTGGGACGAGAGGTTCGTCAACTTTATGACGAGCGACAATTACATCACGGTCGAGGCGCACAGGGCTTCTGCGGTCGCATATGGGGCGTGGCATGCCATCAACACTCTGAGCAACGTCCTCGCACTCTGTGCTGAAGACTACGGCTATTTTCTTGCCGAGGCTTTGAGGCCGGGGCAGAAAGACTGGGTCCACGCCCAGTTTGTAAGAGCCAGTAGCCTGTTGAGTCTCGAGTCGAGCAAGGCGTTCCAAGACATTGAAAAGATCCGGAAGCAGCTTCAAGAGGGCGACACGGATGTCTTGGTGGAGAGGGTTAGGGAGGGATTCAGAGTGAGCAGCGGGTGCTGA
- a CDS encoding LITAF domain-containing protein has product MSDKETRVSSPSGAPPSYNAAAGGYDEKPSQVQRQPQRVLNTFIDDGGLPEVVTQDHIAKDTGYYDAPIPVNPDPTPMTQLYETTATVTPLHLLGDQSDTVDCPFCRHRVETRVKKNPSMRTHITATALGITTIGGAVAPYAMGWNSHISHYCTNCNRKVAYRRYGTHEMKPLGTPDHLREVSRYPAIASPAQAWGPGTPPPGR; this is encoded by the exons ATGTCTGATAAGGAGACGCGGGTTTCGTCGCCAAGCGGTGCGCCACCTTCGTACAACGCTGCGGCGGGTGGCTATGATGAGAAGCCGTCTCAAGTGCAACGTCAACCACAACG AGTCCTGAATACCTtcatcgatgatggcggaCTGCCCGAGGTTGTCACACAAGACCACATCGCCAAGGACACGGGATACTATGACGCCCCAATCCCAGTAAACCCAGATCCAACACCCATGACCCAGCTGTACgaaacaacagcaacagtGACGCCGCTACATCTCCTAGGAGACCAGTCAGACACTGTAGACTGCCCGTTCTGCAGACATCGCGTGGAAACGCGCGTCAAGAAGAACCCCTCGATGCGAACACA CATCACGGCAACCGCCCTAGGAATCACAACCATTGGCGGAGCCGTTGCGCCATACGCCATGGGCTGGAACAGCCATATAAGCCACTACTGCACAAACTGCAACCGCAAGGTGGCATACCGACGCTACGGAACGCACGAGATGAAGCCTCTTGGGACTCCTGATCATCTGAGAGAGGTTTCGAGGTATCCAGCTATAGCTTCACCAGCTCAGGCTTGGGGCCCGGGAACACCGCCTCCAGGCAGGTAA
- a CDS encoding GST N-terminal domain-containing protein, translated as MSSDQTVLFDLPSKSPRAAWSLNPWKTRFLLNFKGIDYKTEWLEYPNIKPTLEPHVSANESTGTWTIPTVKFPDGTYLMDSRKIVERVEKEHPEPSIHLDSPTLAKLEEIMPRIMGPLRAIYFTTVPERLLNEESVPYWHETRSKLAGMPLDQLNKEKGGQVAWDAAKPIIAEVEALLKENSEGPFFLGKTPSYADFVWAGFLIFMQRNQVIDDLYNVSGDSQLHKDLLEATAPWHKRNDH; from the exons ATGTCTTCTGATCAGACTGTCTTGTTCGACCTTCCCAGCAAGTCTCCTCGTGCTGCTTGGTCTTTGAACCCATGGAAGA CTcgcttcctcctcaacttcaaggGCATCGACTACAAGACTGAATGG CTTGAGTACCCAAACATCAAGCCCACCTTGGAGCCCCA CGTCTCGGCCAACGAGTCGACAGGAACATGGACTATTCCCACCGTCAAGTTCCCCGACGGAACTTATCTCATGGACTCGCGCAAGATTGTTGAGCGTGTGGAAAAGGAGCACCCTGAGCCTTCAATCCACCTAGACTCGCCTACCTTAgccaagctggaggagatcaTGCCCCGTATCATGGGACCTCTTCGAGCCATCTACTTCACTACCGTCCCTGAGCGGTTGTTGAACGAAGAGAGTGTGCCTTACTGGCACGAGACTCGGTCCAAGTTGGCCGGTATGCCGCTCGACCAGCTaaacaaggagaagggtggCCAGGTTGCCTGGGACGCTGCCAAGCCCATCATCGCAGAGGTCGAGGCCCTGCTCAAGGAGAACTCGGAGGGTCCCTTCTTCCTGGGCAAGACTCCCAGCTACGCCGACTTTGTCTGGGCTGGCTTCCTCATCTTTATGCAGCGCAACCAGGTCATTGATGATCTCTACAACGTCAGCGGTGACAGCCAGCTTCACAAGGATCTTTTGGAGGCGACTGCTCCCTGGCACAAGAGGAATGATCATTAA
- a CDS encoding Nitric oxide dioxygenase encodes MALSYQQTRLIRGTIPALTDHGERITTIFYRNMLRDHPELNDYFNTVNQANGRQPRALTAVILSYANNINHITELIPKMERMCHKHCSLGIKPEHYAIVEKYLIAAFAEVLGPAMTPQVREAWTKAYWMLAKMLIGREAQLYRDFGKWQGYRKFRIEKKVEESDDIYSFYLVPVDGKRLPPFQPGQYVSVQVSIAEKGYLQCRQYSLSDAPRPDYYRVTVKRDEGLHMTRNGRYLGGGALNPGVVSNLLIDMKDEGDIVELTHPAGEFYLDMANTSNVPIVLISAGVGVTPMMSILNTVSERQPHRPVSWIHGSRRSVPFYDQVRRIARNRPNFRSNIFKTHLAESDVYGVTYDHDFRVDLAKVDRDDLYLCHGATEYYICGPEQFMLEMAEYLKSKQVDSSRMHFELFSTGDMEFKVDTLSIISSTSGGCPGGYSAAPSSAPSINSTTERRCPSSGATSGQCPFSAA; translated from the coding sequence ATGGCTCTGTCCTACCAGCAGACCAGGCTCATCAGGGGCACCATCCCCGCCCTCACCGACCACGGCGAGCGCATCACAACCATCTTCTACCGCAACATGCTTCGTGACCATCCCGAGCTTAACGACTACTTCAACACGGTCAACCAGGCCAACGGCCGCCAGCCCCGAGCCCTTACCGCCGTCATCCTCAGCTacgccaacaacatcaaccacaTCACCGAGCTCATCCCCAAGATGGAGCGCATGTGTCACAAGCACTGCTCCCTCGGCATCAAGCCCGAGCACTACGCCATCGTCGAAAAGTATCTCATCGCCGCTTTCGCAGAGGTCCTCGGCCCCGCCATGACCCCCCAGGTGAGGGAGGCCTGGACCAAGGCCTACTGGATGCTTGCCAAGATGCTCATCGGCCGTGAGGCTCAGCTGTACCGCGACTTTGGCAAGTGGCAGGGCTACCGCAAGTTCCGcatcgagaagaaggttgaggagtCTGATGACATCTACTCCTTCTACCTCGTCCCCGTTGACGGCAAGCGTCTTCCTCCCTTCCAGCCCGGCCAGTACGTCTCTGTCCAGGTCAGCATCGCCGAGAAGGGCTACCTCCAGTGTCGCCAGTACTCTCTGAGCGATGCTCCCCGTCCTGACTACTACCGCGTCACCGTTAAGCGGGATGAGGGCCTCCACATGACTCGCAATGGCCGGTATCTCGGCGGCGGTGCCCTCAACCCCGGTGTCGTCtccaacctcctcatcgacatgAAGGATGAGGGTGACATTGTCGAGCTCACCCACCCTGCCGGCGAGTTCTACCTTGACATGGCCAACACTTCCAACGTCCCCATCGTTCTCATCTCCGCTGGCGTTGGTGTCACCCCCATGATGTCCATCCTCAACACCGTCTCTGAGCGTCAGCCTCACCGTCCCGTCTCCTGGATCCACGGCTCCCGCCGCTCGGTGCCCTTCTACGACCAGGTCCGCCGTATCGCCCGCAACCGACCCAACTTCCGCTCCAACATTTTCAAGACTCACCTCGCCGAGTCTGATGTCTACGGTGTCACTTACGACCACGACTTCCGCGTCGATCTGGCCAAGGTTGACCGCGATGACCTGTACCTGTGCCACGGCGCCACCGAGTACTACATCTGCGGCCCTGAGCAGTTCATGctcgagatggccgagtACCTCAAGTCCAAGCAGGTCGACTCGTCCCGCATGCACTTTGAGCTGTTCAGCACCGGTGACATGGAGTTCAAGGTCGACACCCTgagcatcatctccagcACCAGCGGAGGCTGCCCCGGTGGTTACAGCGCCGCCCCCAGCTCGgccccatccatcaacagcaccacGGAGCGGAGATGCCCCAGCTCCGGCGCCACCTCCGGCCAGTGCCCCTTCTCTGCGGCATAG
- a CDS encoding Beta-glucosidase encodes MASVDIPAILATLTLEEKVSLLAGKNLWETVPVPSKGVPNVKVSDGPNGARGASFAGGTTAACFPAACLMASTFDVKLAKRIGSALAEETQSKGARCLLAPTMCLHRHPLGGRNFESFSEDPLLTGKMAARVVEGLQDKGVSATIKHFAVNEQETDRLTVDETVSERALRELYLKPFEIAVKEANPWAVMTAYNKVNGHHADCHPFTLKKVLRGDWGWNGLVMSDWGGTNSTPDSLEAGLDLEMPGPTRWRKPEDVIAAIKEGKTSEKTIDERATNVLRFLERLGCFKDPTIPDEKAINKPEHQALIREAGSKGIVLLKNEDQILPLSKEKVKGKKIALLGHAKIGLAHGGGSASVSAHYKVTPWDALHEALGDSVEFSYAKGAHTFRTLPAIAENVVGLDGKPGFTFKYYEPGSSEAIETRHGHADSEVSALGSFGFLNKDISLEGVFTPQETAQYYFTCSGLGPSKLIIDDKVVYEQTENCTDAMGFLFGGVAAPEFKVALEGGRQYKLLLRTSPPAANDREDLGILEGLCGLRVGSMSETEHDRDLLSEAVEVAKNADYAVIFTGHEPFWETEGQDQVSFNLPKDGSQDRLISAVAAANPKTVVVNSTGVAIAMPWLNEIQGFLQTWYPGQECGNSIADVLTGAQTPEGHLTCTFPKKIEDCPAYGNFPGEYDNGKLKVTYKEGVFVGYRHFDRLPADKVNFPFGFGLSYTTFDFSGLEVKESGDGYTASLKVSNTGDVVGAIAVQVYVGAAQTAEENPVKQLVAFEKVTVKPGETASVEVPVRTRDFGFFDEAKQKWVVKGGDYKFLIGKSARDIVLESTVAVKEQSFDL; translated from the exons ATGGCCTCCGTTGATATCCCGGCGATCCTCGCTACCCTCACtcttgaggagaag GTCTCCCTTCTTGCTGGCAAGAACCTCTGGGAGACTGTTCCTGTCCCATCCAAGGGCGTCCCCAATGTCAAGGTTTCAGATGGACCCAACGGCGCTCGAGGAGCTTCCTTCGCCGGAGGCACCACCGCTGCCTGCTTCCCTGCCGCCTGTCTCATGGCCTCTACCTTCGATGTGAAGTTGGCAAAGAGAATCGGCTCTGCcctggccgaggagaccCAGTCTAAGGGTGCTCGATGTCTCCTTGCTCCTACCATGTGTCTGCACCGTCACCCTCTTGGTGGCCGCAACTTCGAGTCCTTCTCCGAGGACCCTCTCCTTACTGGCAAGATGGCTGCCCGAGTTGTCGAGGGACTTCAAGATAAGGGTGTCTCTGCCACTATCAAGCATTTCGCCGTCAACGAGCAGGAGACTGACCGATTGACCGTGGACGAGACTGTTAGCGAGCGAGCTCTGCGCGAGCTCTACCTTAAGCCTTTCGAGATCGCGGTCAAGGAGGCTAACCCATGGGCTGTTATGACCGCTTATAACAAGGTCAATGGTCACCACGCCGACTGTCACCCTTTCACATTGAAGAAGGTGCTCCGAGGTGATTGGGGATGGAACGGTCTCGTCATGAGCGACTGGGGTGGTACCAACTCGACCCCCGACTCTCTTGAGGCTGGTCTGGATCTTGAGATGCCTGGTCCTACCCGATGGAGGAAGCCCGAGGACGTCATTgccgccatcaaggagggcaagacaTCCGAGAAGACTATTGACGAGCGGGCCACAAACGTTCTCAGATTCCTCGAGCGCCTCGGATGCTTCAAGGACCCCACCATCCCTGACGAGaaggccatcaacaagccCGAGCACCAGGCCCTGATCCGGGAGGCAGGCTCCAAGGGTATCGTTCTCCTCAAGAACGAGGACCAGATCCTGCCCCTGTCTAAGgagaaggtcaagggcaagaagattGCCTTGCTTGGACACGCCAAGATTGGTCTGGCCCACGGAGGTGGCAGCGCTTCTGTTAGCGCTCACTACAAGGTTACACCTTGGGATGCTCTGCATGAGGCTCTCGGTGACAGCGTCGAGTTCTCATACGCCAAGG GCGCTCACACATTCCGCACTCTCCCTGCCATTGCCGAAAATGTCGTCGGTCTTGATGGCAAGCCCGGCTTCACTTTCAAGTACTACGAGCCCGGTAGCTCTGAGGCTATCGAGACCCGACATGGCCACGCCGACTCAGAGGTTTCAGCCCTTGGTAGCTTCGGATTCCTCAACAAGGATATCTCGCTTGAAGGCGTCTTCACTCCCCAGGAGACGGCTCAGTACTACTTTACTTGTTCTGGTCTCGGGCCAAGCAAGCTTATTATCGATGATAAGGTTGTGTATGAGCAGACCGAGAACTGCACTGATGCCATGGGCTTCCTCTTTGGCGGTGTCGCTGCCCCTGAGTTCAAGGTTGCCCTCGAAGGCGGCCGTCAATACAAGCTGCTTCTGCGCACCTCACCCCCAGCTGCCAACGACCGCGAGGATCTCGGTATTCTGGAGGGACTTTGCGGTCTCCGAGTTGGATCCATGTCCGAGACGGAGCACGACCGTGACCTTCTCTCGGAAGCCGTCGAGGTGGCCAAGAATGCTGATTatgccgtcatcttcacTGGTCACGAGCCCTTCTGGGAGACTGAGGGTCAGGACCAGGTTAGCTTTAACCTGCCTAAGGACGGTAGCCAGGATCGCCTCATTTCtgccgtcgctgctgccAACCCCAAGACTGTCGTTGTCAACTCGACTGGTGTTGCGATTGCCATGCCCTGGCTGAACGAGATTCAAGGTTTCCTTCAGACCTGGTATCCCGGCCAGGAGTGCGGTAACTCGATTGCGGATGTCTTGACTGGTGCTCAAACCCCTGAGGGTCACCTCACCTGCACATTCCCcaagaagatcgaggacTGCCCGGCGTACGGCAACTTCCCTGGAGAGTACGACaacggcaagctcaaggtcacaTATAAGGAGGGTGTCTTTGTAGGCTACCGCCATTTTGACCGTCTGCCtgccgacaaggtcaacttcCCCTTCGGCTTCGGTCTCTCGTACACCACGTTCGACTTCTCTGGCCTAGAGGTCAAGGAGTCCGGTGATGGTTACACTGCCAGCCTGAAGGTATCCAATACTGGTGACGTTGTTGGAGCCATCGCCGTCCAGGTCTACGTCGGCGCCGCCCAgaccgccgaggagaaccCCGTGAAGCAGCTTGTTGCCTTTGAGAAGGTGACTGTCAAGCCTGGCGAGACAGCGTCGGTGGAGGTACCCGTACGCACACGAGACTttggcttctttgacgaggcgAAGCAGAAGTGGGTTGTCAAGGGTGGAGATTACAAGTTTTTGATTGGAAAGTCGGCGCGTGATATTGTGTTGGAGTCGACGGtggctgtcaaggagcagTCGTTTGACCTTTAG
- a CDS encoding Hemerythrin domain-containing protein, whose translation MPGQRILLFLAAQVLFAGIAIFLSNSPYTRMSTAPTKQWADGPMKLVVTPQYETKKLTFYELQTDLFTTGATHMALLHNAIIRGFNSIYLQAPHVKDADKADFIGYSQTWFRFVKSHHDDEEENLFPKVKDLLGDEAVWTETHEEHESFLAPLAEFNTYLTDLSSHPVDLDSAEVIRLMDAFKVNFEHHFHSEISTIAALSNHPKAPNDDTPEGQAASLTFKTWGKKTVTKAGMLDVVPFFLLNLDRTAEEGMWANWPPMPAPVTWGLTNIAGSWYGTWWKFASCDSQGKPQELYALRGLPAEAEKDSA comes from the exons ATGCCTGGTCAGCgtatcctcctcttcctcgctgctCAAGTGCTCTTTGCAGGCATAGCCATATTCCTCAGTAATTCGCCGTACACCAGGATGTCTACCGCGCCGACCAAGCAATGGGCTGATGGGCCCATGAAGCTCGTTGTGACGCCGCAGtacgagaccaagaag CTGACCTTTTACGAACTGCAGACGGATCTCTTTACGACGGGCGCCACTCACATGGCTCTTCTCCACAATGCCATCATCCGAGGCTTCAACTCCATCTACCTCCAGGCCCCTCatgtcaaggatgccgaCAAGGCCGACTTTATCGGATACTCTCAGACTTGGTTCCGTTTTGTGAAGTCCCatcatgacgatgaggaggagaattTGTTCCCCAAGGTGAAGGACCTGCTTGGGGATGAAGCTGTGTGGACTGAGACGCACGAGGAGCATG AGTCGTTCCTCGCTCCCCTCGCCGAGTTCAACACCTATCTCACCGACCTTTCCTCCCACCCCGTCGACCTCGACTCCGCCGAAGTGATCCGTCTCATGGATGccttcaaggtcaacttTGAGCACCACTTCCACAGCGAAATCTCCACAATCGCCGCCCTATCCAACCATCCCAAGGCCCCCAACGACGACACCCCCGAGGGCCAGGCCGCCAGCCTGACCTTCAAGACGTGGGGCAAGAAGACCGTGACCAAGGCCGGCATGCTCGACGTTGTGCCCTTCTtcctgctcaacctcgaccgcaccgccgaggagggcatGTGGGCGAACTGGCCCCCGATGCCTGCGCCTGTGACATGGGGTCTGACCAACATTGCCGGTTCGTGGTATGGTACCTGGTGGAAGTTTGCGAGCTGTGACTCGCAAGGCAAGCCTCAGGAACTTTATGCTTTGAGGGGGTTGCctgccgaggctgagaaggatAGTGCTTGA
- a CDS encoding NAD(P)-bd-dom domain-containing protein has product MSPNRHVLVLGGNGKIGRLVTDIFLKKSWTVTSLIRAEEQVEDLKKAFEGLPGKHHVVVHDLEQVDSQEKAAKILEEVKPDSVVWTAGAGDKGSQDRVLRIDRDAAIAFVKASVAVSTISHFIQISYLGARRAQAPWWTPEDWAGWNKVNETFLARYYEAKVASDEALVVEARNRPEITAVSVRPGGLTDKEEGGVLMGQTKKARGMTTRATTARVVAVILEEKVKGRWLDVLDGEEDVETAVQRCARDGTDCAEGENIAST; this is encoded by the exons ATGTCTCCCAACCGTCACGTCCTTGTTCTCGGGGGTAATGGAAAGATTGGAAGGCTTGTCACAGACATTTTTCTAAAGAAGTCTTGGACTGTGACGAGTCTCATCCGCGCTGAGGAGCAAGTCGAGGACTTGAAGAAGGCTTTCGAGGGTCTGCCGGGGAAGCACCATGTCGTCGTTCATGACCTGGAGCAGGTTGACAGCcaggagaaggctgccaagatccTTGAGGAGGTGAAGCCGGACTCGGTGGTTTGGACTGCGG GAGCTGGCGACAAGGGTAGTCAGGATAGA GTCCTCCGAATCGACCGTGACGCTGCTATTGCCTTTGTCAAGGCCTCGGTGGCAGTCTCTACCATCAGCCACTTCATCCAGATCTCGTACCTTGGCGCCCGTCGCGCCCAAGCTCCTTGGTGGACTCCTGAGGACTGGGCAGGCTGGAACAAGGTCAACGAGACATTCCTGGCCCGCTACtacgaggccaaggtcgccTCCGACGAGGCTCTCGTGGTGGAAGCAAGGAACAGACCCGAGATCACCGCCGTTTCGGTGCGCCCTGGAGGTCTGACggacaaggaggagggcggcgtGCTCATGGGAcagaccaagaaggctcGGGGGATGACGACTCGTGCGACGACTGCGAGGGTAGTGGCCGTGatcttggaggagaaggtcaaggGTCGATGGTTGGATGTCTTGGACGGTGAGGAGGACGTAGAGACGGCCGTGCAGAGGTGTGCTCGCGACGGAACAGACTGTGCTGAGGGTGAGAACATCGCCAGTACTtaa
- a CDS encoding Copper transport protein: protein MSSSMDHDMHMTGMSATATATMSMDHATMSMEMPASTSAAMDMDHGMGNGCKISMLWNWNTVDSCFIAETWHITSKGMFAGSCIGVILLVMTLELLRRSVKEWDRFLLRQHAAKFEGSAPAAAAATGSDSPKVASPVACATPLPPFRPNVWQQAIRALLHMMQFAVAYFVMLLAMYYNGYFIICIFIGAYLGAFIFQWETLSGGQNTSASREATVCCG from the exons ATGTCGTCCTCAATGGATCACGACATGCACATGACTGGCATGTCCGCGactgccactgccaccaTGTCCATGGACCACGCCACCATGTCTATGGAGATGCCAGCTTCCACCTCTGCTGCCATGGATATGGACCACGGCATGGGCAACGGCTGCAAGATTTCT ATGCTCTGGAACTGGAACACGGTTGACTCCTGCTTCATCGCCGAGACCTGGCACATCACCTCGAAAGGCATGTTCGCCGGCTCCTGCATCggcgtcatcctcctcgtcatgaccctcgagctcctccgcCGCTCCGTCAAGGAATGGGaccgcttcctcctccgccagcACGCCGCCAAGTTTGAAGGATCCGCtcccgccgccgctgctgccacCGGTTCCGACAGCCCCAAGGTCGCTTCTCCAGTCGCCTGTGCTACTCCTCTGCCTCCGTTCCGCCCCAATGTCTGGCAGCAGGCTATCCGTGCGCTGCTTCACATGATGCAGTTTGCCGTCGCTTACTTTGTTATGCTACTCGCCATGTACTACAACGGGTACTTCATCATCTGTATCTTTATCGGCGCGTACCTGGGTGCCTTTATCTTTCAGTGGGAGACTCTGAGCGGAGGTCAGAACACGAGTGCCTCCCGCGAGGCTACCGTCTGCTGTGGTTAA